One stretch of Athene noctua chromosome 27, bAthNoc1.hap1.1, whole genome shotgun sequence DNA includes these proteins:
- the LSM7 gene encoding U6 snRNA-associated Sm-like protein LSm7 isoform X1: MASVGGGGASKMADKEKKKKESILDLSKYIDKTIRVKFQGGREASGVLKGFDPLLNLVLDGTIEYMRDPDDQYKLTEDTRQLGLVVCRGTSVVLICPQDGMEAIPNPFIQQQDG, from the exons ATGGCGAGCGTCGGCGGAGGGGGCGCGAGCAAGATGGCG GataaggagaagaagaagaaggagagtATCTTGGATCTCTCCAAATACATCGACAAAACGATCCGAGTGAAATTCCAAGGTGGGAGAGAAG CAAGTGGTGTCCTGAAGGGATTTGACCCTCTTCTGAACCTTGTGCTTGATGGTACCATTGAATATATGCGAG ATCCCGATGATCAATACAAATTAACAGAAGACACACGTCAGCTGGGACTTGTGGTCTGCAGAGGGACTTCAGTGGTTCTTATTTGTCCACAGGATGGAATGGAAGCTATTCCAAACCCTTTCATTCAGCAGCAAGATGGCTAA
- the LSM7 gene encoding U6 snRNA-associated Sm-like protein LSm7 isoform X2, whose amino-acid sequence MASVGGGGASKMADKEKKKKESILDLSKYIDKTIRVKFQGGREDPDDQYKLTEDTRQLGLVVCRGTSVVLICPQDGMEAIPNPFIQQQDG is encoded by the exons ATGGCGAGCGTCGGCGGAGGGGGCGCGAGCAAGATGGCG GataaggagaagaagaagaaggagagtATCTTGGATCTCTCCAAATACATCGACAAAACGATCCGAGTGAAATTCCAAGGTGGGAGAGAAG ATCCCGATGATCAATACAAATTAACAGAAGACACACGTCAGCTGGGACTTGTGGTCTGCAGAGGGACTTCAGTGGTTCTTATTTGTCCACAGGATGGAATGGAAGCTATTCCAAACCCTTTCATTCAGCAGCAAGATGGCTAA
- the LOC141970807 gene encoding kelch-like protein 23, giving the protein MEPAQELEELGSQTEMVTDTVLEVGERLFQVSRRVLSVHSRYFEAMFFGGARESSEYHIVIRGIDAVPFQALLEFTRTAQVLIGQENVISLLETADFFQFDRVKLLCEKFLERELHVSNCLGLMTYSQQFAFIELHVAAMNVALTHWGDVMCQEEFKALPKEMLMQLLKSDDLFASREDVVFDSIMRWIMEDPATREEDFLDLVGEVRVTFLSLSFLDILVKRSKRLGETDTFSRLIKKLDSCPPPSWQNMELCPNAGRSYDTLYVLGGKHEKEQQELFLFQPKTGTWQACSPLQRRNLTQYAVAAVGSFLFVTGGYFRDEFVWYSVDWVLIYNCLDNSWLEGPAMKKSRNSHCAVGAGLYLYVLGGSTDEGIIPAVERMALVESEWESMSPMAQPVERGDAASVGNSIYVVCGLDENGHVYDGVQRLNTETDSWDVISFSPLPRYDLCITPLNGALYTIGGGAFRFDVETDEWTQVDEECLTQKFFMGCSTVNGRIYLLGQRKGNSALPVVVLFDPYADTCEVIDNKLPCPLPIHGCVSVRRFDTWA; this is encoded by the exons ATGGAGCCTGCACAAGAACTAGAGGAGCTGGGATCTCAGACAGAAATGGTCACAGACACAGTTCTTGAGGTTGGAGAAAGACTCTTTCAGGTCAGCCGTAGGGTACTTTCCGTACACAGTCGTTATTTTGAAGCcatgttttttgggggggcaaGAGAGAGCTCTGAATACCACATAGTGATCCGAGGGATTGATGCGGTGCCTTTTCAGGCACTACTTGAGTTCACTCGCACAGCCCAGGTGCTTATAGGTCAAGAAAATGTGATCAGTTTACTggaaactgctgatttttttcagtttgacagGGTGAAACTGTTGTGTGAGAAATTTCTGGAGAGGGAGCTGCATGTTTCCAACTGCCTGGGCTTGATGACCTACTCGCAGCAATTTGCCTTTATAGAGCTGCATGTGGCTGCTATGAACGTGGCTCTCACTCACTGGGGGGATGTGATGTGCCAGGAAGAATTTAAGGCACTACCCAAAGAAATGCTGATGCAGCTCCTAAAAAGTGATGACCTCTTCGCTTCACGAGAAGATGTGGTTTTTGACAGTATTATGAGGTGGATAATGGAGGACCCAGCAACAAGAGAGGAAGACTTTCTGGATTTGGTGGGCGAAGTCAGGGTCACTTTTCTGAGTTTGTCCTTCCTCGATATCTTGGTGAAACGCAGCAAGCGCCTTGGAGAGACAGATACCTTTTCCAGACTAATAAAGAAGTTAGACAGCTGTCCTCCACCCAGCTGGCAAAATATGGAACTGTGTCCTAATGCTGGTCGGAGCTATGACACCTTATATGTCCTGGGCGGAAAGCATGAAAAGGAACAGCAagaattatttctctttcaaCCTAAAACAGGGACTTGGCAGGCTTGTTCTCCACTGCAGCGCAGGAACCTCACCCAGTATGCAGTGGCAGCAGTAG gGAGCTTCCTTTTTGTGACAGGAGGATATTTCCGGGATGAGTTTGTGTGGTATAGTGTGGATTGGGTGCTTATCTACAATTGCTTGGACAACAGCTGGCTGGAAGGGCCTGCCATGAAGAAGTCCCGCAATAGCCATTGTGCAGTAGGAGCAGGGCTCTACCTGTACGTCCTTGGAGGGAGCACAGATGAGGGGATAATCCCAGCGGTGGAGCGCATGGCCTTGGTGGAGTCAGAGTGGGAAAGCATGAGTCCTATGGCTcaacctgtggagagaggagatGCGGCCAGCGTGGGAAACAGCATCTATGTGGTCTGTGGCCTGGATGAAAATGGACACGTATACGATGGAGTGCAAAGGCTGAACACAGAGACGGACAGCTGGGATGTCATCTCATTCTCCCCGCTTCCAag GTATGACCTCTGCATCACACCACTGAACGGTGCTCTGTACACCATAGGAGGGGGAGCTTTTCGATTTGATGTGGAGACAGATGAATGGACACAGGTGGATGAGGAATGCTTGACTCAGAAGTTCTTCATGGGATGCAGCACCGTGAATGGACGAATTTATCTCCTTGGACAGAGGAAGGGGAACAGTGCCCTCCCTGTTGTAGTCCTCTTTGATCCCTACGCTGATACGTGCGAGGTCATAGATAACAAACTCCCGTGCCCCCTTCCTATTCACGGGTGTGTCTCTGTGAGAAGATTTGATACATGGGCATGA
- the LOC141971130 gene encoding ceramide synthase 4-like yields the protein MGLSEGFWHHEYWLPPGATWEDMKESADVHYPQPQNLLLCIPGALLLIIVRCIFERTVALPLGRRLGVSDKRRPKVQPNATLEGFYVLLSRTPKKGDLVSLAKQSDLPVRKVETWFRHRRAQDRPGLMKKFCEASWRFTFYFTSFFSALGLLYDKPWFWDHTVCWLKYPQQPLPSALDWFYLLELSFYCSLVATLPFDVKRKDFKEQIIHHIATITLIFVSYCANLIRFGMIVMLVHDASDYILELAKMLHYMKWERVCEAVFIVFAVVFIISRLVIFPLTTYYYFVTKFQLFLLSCLINTFLMVLQLLHIFWSYLIIQMIFSVILHGAKRKDARSDTEESERSEAEDLAKS from the exons ATGGGACTATCAGAGGGGTTCTGGCACCATGAATATTGGCTGCCACCTGGAGCTACCTGGGAAGACATGAAGGAGTCTGCAGATGTACACTACCCACAGCCTCAGAACCTCTTGCTCTGCATCCCTGGTGCCCTGCTCTTGATCATTGTCCGATGCATCTTTGAAAG AACCGTAGCTCTGCCCTTAGGCAGGAGGTTGGGTGTGAGTGACAAGCGGAGGCCCAAAGTTCAGCCCAATGCCACGCTGGAAGGCTTCTACGTTCTGCTGAGCAGGACCCCAAAGAAG GGGGACCTGGTTTCACTGGCCAAGCAAAGCGACCTGCCAGTCAGAAAGGTGGAAACCTGGTTCCGGCACCGGCGCGCCCAGGACCGGCCTGGGCTGATGAAGAAGTTCTGCGAGGCCAG ctgGAGATTTACATTCTATTTCACCTCGTTCTTCTCTGCACTGGGTCTCCTGTATGAT AAGCCCTGGTTTTGGGACCACACCGTGTGCTGGCTGAAATATCCACAACAG CCTCTCCCATCTGCATTGGACTGGTTCTACCTGCTGGAACTCTCCTTCTACTGCTCGCTGGTGGCCACCCTGCCCTTTGATGTGAAGAGGAAG GACTTTAAGGAACAGATCATCCACCACATCGCCACCATCACGCTGATCTTTGTCTCCTACTGTGCTAATCTGATACGGTTTGGGATGATAGTCATGCTGGTCCATGATGCCTCCGATTATATTTTAGAG CTTGCCAAGATGCTCCATTACATGAAATGGGAGCGGGTCTGCGAAGCAGTCTTTATTGTTTTCGCTGTGGTTTTCATCATATCCCGGCTTGTCATCTTCCCGTTAAC CACATACTATTACTTTGTGACAAAATTTCAGTTGTTCCTCCTAAGCTGCCTGATAAACACTTTCCTGATGGTCCTGCAGTTGTTACACATTTTCTGGTCCTATCTGATCATCCAGATGATCTTCAGTGTCATCCTCCATGGCGCG AAAAGAAAAGATGCCAGAAGTGACACTGAGGAAAGTGAGAGGAGCGAAGCAGAGGATCTGGCCAAGAGCTAA